Proteins from one Kwoniella shivajii chromosome 1, complete sequence genomic window:
- a CDS encoding gamma-glutamyltransferase, with amino-acid sequence MSKTPVLSGAVTSESTIASSIGTLILSKGGNAVDAIIATVLAINTLCPYHSDIGGGGFAIIRTEKGDYKSLNFRHKAPAAVDSEFYRDPHVSTMIGGAAVAVPGEVKGLEELHNKYGRLSWDVLFEPSIDLAEDGFEVTQELHNFITASCSPPGSTSQSTSWMASDPEYSSLFKEGQVISLGSIWKRPEYASTLRKIAKEGSKAFHEGDIAESIIEVIQERGGLMTLDDLKGYQVEWNQPLSIQYRDYTLWAPPAPASGAIWLSAMGILSQFEPESEGSVEDLHRLTEALRLAYGQRTALGDPNYVPGLEEKQLSWLTPSAIKERSKLITDKTHAPDYYKPSKVEIVNDHGTSNITVADSDGMVISITTTVGLSWGSHIIVPKYGFVLNDSMDDFSIQGRPNGTGYEPQPANFVYGGKRPLSSSCPYIIEKSNGTPYLAGGAAGGSTIISANVQIARNVLDYGLSAKESLKSNRLHNQILPNVSLLERSSTIQGVTIDGFSQHQCKGLEEKGHKIEWIEMNRSVPVALKFNDDGSWEAEADPRRHDTGGSVYTSPKIEV; translated from the exons ATGTCTAAAACGCCAGTACTGTCAGGTGCAGTCACGAGCGAATCAACAATAGCATCTTCAATCGGAACTTTGATTTTATCCAAAGGTGGAAATGCAGTAGATGCTATAATAGCTACTGTATTAGCTATAAATACTCTATGTCCTTATCATTCTGATATAGGTGGAGGCGGTTTCGCTATCATACGAACTGAAAAAGGGGATTATAAAAGTTTGAATTTCAGACATAAAGCTCCA GCAGCCGTAGACTCTGAGTTTTACCGAGATCCACATGTATCGACCATGATAGGTGGGGCAGCAGTAGCTGTCCCAGGAGAAGTCAAAGGATTAGAAGAACTTCACAACAAATATGGAAGATTGTCTTGGGATGTACTGTTTGAACCATCTATCGATTTGGCTGAAGATGGCTTTGAGGTCACACAGGAGCTCCATAAT TTCATAACGGCATCTTGTAGCCCACCCGGATCAACTAGCCAATCTACATCATGGATGGCCTCCGATCCTGAatattcttctcttttcaaAGAAGGTCAAGTCATTTCTTTAGGATCGATATGGAAACGGCCAGAATATGCATCTACCCTACGGAAAATAGCTAAAGAAGGATCTAAAGCTTTTCACGAAGGTGACATTGCGGAAAGTATAATTGAGGTCATTCAAGAAAGAGGTGGCTTGATGACTTTAGATGACCTAAAAG GTTACCAAGTTGAATGGAATCAACCTCTATCAATCCAATACAGAGACTACACACTATGGGcaccacctgcacctgcatcTGGGGCTATATGGTTATCAGCTATGGGGATATTGAGTCAATTCGAGCCTGAAAGCGAAGGAAGTGTGGAAGATCTACATCGGTTGACAGAAGCTTTGAGA CTTGCGTATGGACAGAGAACAGCTTTAGGTGATCCAAATTACGTACCTGGATTGGAAGAGAAACAACTTTCATGGCTTACACCTTCCgctatcaaagaaagatcaaaattGATCACTGATAAAACTCATGCACCGGATTACTATAAACCATCCAA AGTTGAAATAGTCAACGATCATGGGACATCAAATATAACAGttgctgattctgatggAATGGTAATTTCAATAACTACAACTGTGGGACTAAGTTGGGGATCACATATCATCGTTCCAAAATACGGTTTTGTATTGAATGATTCAATGGATGATTTTTCAATCCAAGGTAGACCAAATGGTACAGGATATGAACCACAACCTGCTAATTTTG TTTACGGTGGTAAAAGACCTTTAAGTTCAAGTTGTCCGTACATCattgaaaaatcaaatggCACTCCGTATCTAGCAGGAGGCGCTGCAGGTGGAAGTACGATTATTTCAGCAAATGTACAAATTGCACGAAATGTACTAGATTATGGATTATCCGCAAAAGAATCATTAAAATCGAATAGATTACATAATCAGATACTGCCGAATGTATCTCTCTTAGAGAGGTCTTCGACCATTCAAGGAGTAACAATAGATGGATTTAGTCAACATCAATGTAAAGGACTGGAAGAGAAAGGCCATAAGATTGAATGGATAGAAATGAATAGAAGTGTTCCGGTTGCTCTAAAATTCAATGACGATGGTTCATGGGAAGCGGAAGCTGATCCACGAAGACATGATACGGGTGGTAGTGTATATACATCACCAAAGATAGAGGTGTAG
- a CDS encoding chaperone DnaJ yields the protein MPPRLPTRAFTALPFSHQAVASSSTLPSSSGTTSKPHRRPASPRISHAQPLSTVRGRSPTVHQTEKRRSFHSTPVHRASAKNPYETLGVSKDASASDIKKAYYQLAKKWHPDSSKEKDAKDRFHEIQGAYDILSDDTKRQAYDRYGSASTQEGFDPNGFASGAGGFGGFQGFGGGFGQGGNAGDLFEQLFGSAFGGGARAGGGSGGPGRSRPVRGDDLEAGISLSFLEACNGSTRKITITPVVDCKPCSGSGLKPGSKKSQCSTCRGTGQQTFNVQGMYMASTCQACGGAGETIPRNSRCGECDGVGKIKEKKEVEVEIPAGVEDGMMIRIPSQGDMPLSAGGAGGPPGDLLVRVSVKPSSVFRRQGTNLYHDAKVPLHVALLGGIIRIPTLEGDVDVKVKGGTQNGEEAVLRGRGVKSVYGTRGRNERGDLIVGWRIQIPRSLSPNQKKILQAYADDVEGRPSNISFSPPSASNGEASSYNAGHEFERPYRPSPSSSPSSRPTSDTTSGSNAPVDPEESAAPSDSSVGGKVASVVGGAIGWLEKLLGRR from the exons atgcCTCCACGATTACCTACACGAGCCTTCACGGCGCTGCCATTCTCCCACCAGGCCGTTGCAAGCTCATCGACCTTGCCCTCGTCATCGGGTACGACTTCGAAGCCTCACCGAAGACCTGCTAGTCCCCGAATCTCGCATGCACAACCTCTCAGTACTGTGAGAGGTAGATCACCAACAGTACATCAGACTGAGAAGAGG agatcatttcattctaCCCCAGTTCACCGAGCATCAGCCAAGAATCCGTATGAAACTTTAGGTGTGTCGAAAGATGCTAGTGCATCTGATATAAAGAAGGCGTACTATCAG CTTGCAAAGAAATGGCATCCTGATTCAAGTAAGGAAAAAGACGCAAAGGACAGGTTCCATGAGATACAAGGTGCCTACGAT ATCCTCTCTGACGATACCAAACGACAAGCATATGACCGATATGGTTCAGCATCGACTCAGGAAGGGTTCGATCCTAATGGATTCGCTAGCGGAGCTGGAGGATTCGGAGGATTCCAAGGGTTTGGTGGCGGGTTTGGTCAAGGCGGAAATGCCGGGGATCTATTTGAACAGTTATTCGGATCTGCGTTTGGTGGAGGAGCAAGGGCCGGCGGTGGATCTGGTGGACCTGGTAGATCAAGACCGGTACGTggagatgatttggaagctggaatatcattatcattcctGGAAGCTTGTAATGGATCTACAAGAAAAATCACTATCACTCCTGTAGTCGATTGTAAACCTTGTTCTGGATCGGGATTAAAACCAGGTTCTAAGAAATCACAATGTTCAACATGTAGAGGAACCGGGCAACAAACTTTTAACGTGCAAGGAATGTATATGGCTTCGACTTGTCAAGCTTgtggaggagcaggagagACTATACCAAGAAATTCAAGATGTGGTGAATGTGATGGAGTTGGtaaaatcaaagagaaaaaagaagtcgaagttgaGATTCCTGCAGGTGTGGAAGATGGTATGATGATTAGAATACCCAGTCAAGGTGATATGCCTCTATCTGCCGGTGGTGCTGGAGGTCCACCCGGTGATCTTTTGGTCAGAGTATCAGTTAAACCGTCTTCCGTGTTCAGAAGACAAGGAACAAACTTATATCATGATGCCAAAGTTCCTCTTCATGTAGCTCTTCTAGGTGGTATAATTAGAATACCAACGttagaaggtgatgtagACGTCAAAGTCAAAGGTGGTACTCAAAATGGCGAAGAAGCCGTTCTGAGAGGTAGAGGTGTTAAATCAGTTTACGGTACTAGAGGTAGAAATGAAAGAGGCGACTTAATTGTCGGATGGAGGATTCAAATACCCAG atcattatcacctaatCAAAAGAAAATCCTACAAGCATACGCAGACGATGTAGAAGGTCGACCATCAAATatatctttctctcctccttcagcaTCAAACGGTGAGGCATCTTCCTATAATGCAGGCCATGAATTCGAGAGACCATATCGTCCCTCCCCCTCTTCCAGTCCAAGTAGCCGTCCTACTTCGGATACTACCTCTGGATCAAATGCACCTGTCGATCCGGAAGAATCAGCCGCCCCGTCTGATTCTTCTGTAGGAGGAAAAGTCGCTTCTGTAGTAGGAGGGGCGATAGGTTGGCTCGAAAAACTCTTGGGAAGGCGGTGA